One Vallitalea pronyensis genomic region harbors:
- the thiW gene encoding energy coupling factor transporter S component ThiW gives MKLNTHKLALTGILVALGVILSPYHVPIGLTKCYPWQHLINVISAILLGPVYAVGQAFTVSLLRNLLGMGTLFAFPGSLFGALLASLLYMRYGKTYLAALGECIGTGVIGAMVATPVANLFMGKEATLFAFIIPFMISSFVGAVLAVCIFQLTGIKRIVLAKERYLS, from the coding sequence ATGAAACTTAATACGCATAAACTCGCTTTAACAGGTATTTTAGTAGCCTTAGGTGTCATTTTAAGTCCTTATCATGTTCCCATTGGGCTTACAAAATGTTATCCATGGCAACATTTAATTAATGTGATATCAGCTATTCTTTTAGGACCAGTGTACGCTGTTGGTCAAGCGTTTACCGTATCCCTGCTACGTAATCTCCTTGGTATGGGTACGTTGTTTGCTTTTCCTGGCAGTCTATTTGGTGCACTTCTTGCTAGTTTACTCTACATGCGATATGGCAAAACCTATTTAGCCGCTTTAGGTGAATGCATTGGAACCGGTGTTATAGGAGCGATGGTTGCTACTCCTGTAGCGAATCTCTTCATGGGAAAAGAAGCAACTCTATTTGCTTTTATTATACCCTTTATGATCAGTTCTTTTGTAGGAGCAGTATTAGCTGTATGCATATTCCAATTAACGGGTATCAAAAGAATTGTTTTGGCGAAAGAGAGATACTTATCATGA
- a CDS encoding helix-turn-helix transcriptional regulator produces MTQEGYAHFNPYVIVSGLLDMHTCPPKGTQYGKRVVRWYEFELMNTVDEGYMITDGDTQTIHIGDLFIRKPGMIVQGVSAYGCNYIIFDSVYDTSFVQEYEQPFYQNATDDFLNHIDKRGNHFQLLEQLPSRIKIHDLDYFKRLFNTCLDHYIRQKKDFQFYAKAILYNILYTINKEMKKSVNSLSTHYSLEHKYKGIFHAKQFMDQHFHRKIELKELAEIAGYNPDFFCRQFKKIVGKSPIDYLIQIRLFHAKKMLMTTNNPIFDVAWSCGFKNETYFYTLFKKNEHMTPGKYRAYNQHLF; encoded by the coding sequence ATGACTCAAGAGGGCTACGCTCACTTTAATCCTTATGTCATTGTCAGTGGTCTATTGGATATGCATACCTGTCCTCCAAAAGGAACCCAATATGGTAAAAGGGTTGTTCGCTGGTATGAGTTCGAGCTTATGAATACCGTTGATGAAGGCTATATGATTACCGATGGTGATACGCAAACGATTCATATAGGCGATTTGTTTATTAGAAAACCAGGTATGATTGTACAAGGTGTATCTGCCTATGGTTGTAACTATATCATCTTTGATAGTGTATATGATACATCTTTTGTTCAAGAATATGAACAACCCTTCTACCAAAATGCTACAGATGATTTTCTGAATCATATAGATAAAAGAGGTAATCATTTTCAATTATTAGAACAGTTACCCTCTCGAATAAAAATTCATGATCTGGACTATTTCAAAAGGCTTTTTAATACATGTTTAGATCATTATATTCGGCAGAAAAAAGATTTTCAATTTTATGCAAAAGCCATTCTCTACAATATCTTATATACCATTAATAAAGAAATGAAAAAGTCTGTAAATAGCTTAAGCACCCATTATTCCTTAGAGCATAAATATAAAGGTATATTTCATGCAAAACAATTTATGGACCAGCATTTTCATCGTAAAATTGAACTCAAGGAATTAGCTGAAATTGCAGGTTATAATCCAGACTTTTTCTGTCGTCAATTCAAGAAAATAGTTGGTAAAAGCCCTATTGATTACCTGATTCAAATTCGGTTATTTCATGCAAAGAAGATGCTCATGACCACAAATAACCCCATCTTTGATGTTGCTTGGTCTTGTGGCTTTAAAAATGAAACTTATTTTTATACCTTGTTTAAGAAAAACGAACACATGACACCGGGAAAATACAGAGCATATAATCAGCATCTGTTTTAG
- a CDS encoding lactate utilization protein, producing MTNKYVKWKNKLKAKKMVEILNSKGYDAVYAQDLDEAKACILNYIEKGASIALGGSETLNAMGLVEHFSNGEYQLFKRYSQPNWQETVNVYRQSMLADYLVTGCNAITRNGELVNRDSSGNRAAGIVFGPKHVVMAVGVNKFVDTLDDAFKRLRDIAPMNCERVGHETPCRETGECSDCQIQARMCNYTTIVHNGRKFENHYFIVVIPEHVGF from the coding sequence ATGACAAATAAATACGTAAAATGGAAAAATAAATTAAAAGCTAAGAAAATGGTTGAGATACTAAATAGTAAGGGTTATGACGCTGTTTACGCTCAAGATTTAGATGAGGCAAAAGCATGTATATTAAACTACATTGAAAAAGGAGCTTCTATTGCATTGGGAGGTTCAGAAACATTAAATGCAATGGGGTTAGTGGAACACTTTTCAAATGGTGAATACCAATTATTTAAACGGTATAGCCAGCCAAACTGGCAAGAGACGGTTAATGTATATCGTCAATCCATGTTAGCAGATTATTTGGTAACCGGTTGCAATGCAATAACCAGAAATGGCGAACTTGTCAATAGAGATAGTTCAGGCAATCGGGCAGCAGGTATTGTATTTGGTCCTAAACATGTGGTGATGGCGGTAGGCGTTAACAAGTTTGTGGATACCTTGGACGATGCTTTTAAACGATTACGAGACATTGCACCCATGAATTGTGAGCGGGTTGGCCATGAGACACCATGTAGAGAAACTGGTGAATGCTCAGACTGTCAGATACAGGCAAGAATGTGTAACTACACAACAATCGTACATAACGGAAGAAAATTTGAGAATCATTATTTTATTGTAGTGATTCCAGAACATGTGGGATTCTAA
- a CDS encoding SDR family NAD(P)-dependent oxidoreductase, whose amino-acid sequence MKNIAIVTGASSGLGREFVRQICRSKVYIFDEIWIIARRKERLKAIAKKYKEHTFRIFTYDLALKEDLEDYKELLEEENPNVKLLVNNAGLGKIGQFDAISLEETMNMVDVNMSALTYLTYVTLKYMKKSSEIIQVASSAAFLPQPQFAVYAATKSYVLSVSRALHHELKPRGIQVMAVCPGPVETEFFKVAANNQVPKSFKKFFFEPAHRVVGRAFMDVRAGKEVSIQGFSMKALQVIGKMIPHRWILSGMNGKSS is encoded by the coding sequence ATGAAAAATATTGCCATTGTGACAGGTGCTTCATCGGGACTTGGGCGAGAGTTTGTTAGACAAATATGCCGGTCCAAAGTATATATTTTTGACGAAATATGGATAATTGCAAGGCGTAAGGAACGCTTAAAAGCCATAGCGAAGAAATATAAAGAGCATACCTTTAGAATATTCACCTATGATTTAGCGTTAAAAGAAGACCTTGAAGATTATAAAGAACTTTTAGAAGAAGAAAACCCAAATGTAAAGTTATTAGTCAATAATGCAGGTTTAGGTAAGATTGGACAATTTGACGCCATATCTCTAGAGGAAACCATGAACATGGTGGATGTGAACATGTCTGCACTTACTTATCTAACTTATGTGACACTAAAGTATATGAAAAAATCTTCAGAGATTATACAGGTTGCCTCATCGGCTGCTTTCTTACCGCAGCCGCAATTTGCCGTTTATGCAGCAACGAAATCCTATGTGTTAAGTGTATCACGGGCACTTCATCATGAATTGAAACCAAGAGGGATTCAAGTCATGGCAGTTTGTCCTGGACCAGTAGAAACAGAATTTTTCAAAGTAGCTGCTAATAATCAAGTACCAAAATCCTTTAAAAAGTTCTTCTTTGAACCTGCCCATCGGGTTGTTGGACGGGCATTTATGGATGTACGAGCAGGTAAAGAGGTATCCATTCAAGGGTTTAGTATGAAAGCTTTGCAAGTGATTGGGAAAATGATACCTCATAGATGGATTTTATCAGGTATGAATGGAAAATCGTCGTAA
- a CDS encoding DUF2785 domain-containing protein: protein MNETTLKELLQQMKLREWTLLDNMDPNTFVLHIMKHIGSTDPELRDHLILPCLLTIIERKALTNKQLIALLDLCLSKDHLFYEHGLAENDGVFNRSFTVLIIGGILNYHLTHNQQLLSQELVIHVYTSLVNYIENEKDTRGYDPVKGWADATGHWALTFDYLMECSSIGGIQLKESLDLTKRLVCHNKLVFINNEDDRFTTVVVNIIERDIICEADLIQWISSFETITLAKDYLDRYKLCVNRKNFLMSLYFRLSHKNRVKLCKEIEKVIFSINPYIV, encoded by the coding sequence ATGAATGAAACAACTTTAAAAGAACTGTTACAGCAAATGAAATTAAGAGAATGGACTTTACTGGATAATATGGATCCCAATACCTTTGTACTTCATATAATGAAGCATATTGGGTCAACTGATCCAGAATTAAGGGACCATCTTATTTTACCGTGCCTCTTAACAATCATTGAACGTAAGGCATTAACGAATAAACAATTAATTGCGCTACTGGATTTATGTTTAAGTAAAGACCATCTTTTTTATGAACATGGTTTAGCTGAGAATGACGGTGTCTTTAACCGGTCTTTTACCGTACTTATTATTGGTGGTATTTTGAATTATCATTTAACACATAATCAGCAATTATTAAGTCAAGAACTTGTCATTCATGTGTATACGTCATTGGTCAACTACATAGAGAATGAAAAAGATACACGTGGATATGATCCTGTAAAAGGATGGGCAGATGCTACTGGACATTGGGCTTTGACATTTGATTATTTAATGGAATGTTCCTCCATTGGTGGTATACAATTAAAAGAATCCTTAGACTTAACGAAACGCCTGGTATGTCATAATAAGCTTGTGTTTATTAATAATGAGGATGATCGCTTCACCACGGTAGTCGTTAATATTATTGAAAGAGATATTATTTGTGAAGCTGATCTCATTCAATGGATAAGTAGTTTTGAAACCATAACATTAGCTAAAGATTATTTAGATCGGTACAAACTATGTGTGAATCGAAAGAACTTCCTTATGAGTTTGTACTTTCGACTGTCTCACAAAAATCGAGTAAAACTCTGCAAAGAAATAGAAAAAGTCATCTTCTCTATTAACCCATATATCGTATAG
- a CDS encoding uroporphyrinogen decarboxylase family protein: protein MTGKERILKILNHEPVDRIGFYEHFWGDTRGKWISEGHIKEDESVEDHFNFDIQRCWAFNLVANLDFEPEVIEETEETRLIKDGNGAILRRHKLHDSTPEHVDFTVRDRATWEEHAKPYLIEVDERRINFEAYRRAREEAKKAGRFFVWAGINVFELMHNVCGHEYLLMGMALDPDWVKDMVKTYSELTVQLQKVLFEKEGYPDGVFYYEDMGFKEKPFFSMNMYKSIIQSGHIYTIDYAHSQNLPVIMHSCGYVEPLLPGMIEAGIDCLQVIEVKAGMDLLKLYDTYGDQIAFMGGIDVRTLYTNDKKVIDKELETKIPKLIEKFAYVLHSDHSIPDTVDYETFRYYIKKALDLGTYKQTV, encoded by the coding sequence ATGACAGGAAAAGAGCGTATTCTTAAGATTCTTAATCATGAGCCAGTGGATAGAATTGGATTTTATGAACACTTTTGGGGTGATACGAGAGGTAAGTGGATTTCCGAGGGTCACATTAAGGAAGATGAGAGTGTAGAAGATCATTTTAATTTTGATATCCAGCGTTGTTGGGCATTTAATTTGGTGGCCAATCTTGACTTTGAACCTGAAGTCATAGAAGAGACAGAAGAGACAAGATTAATCAAAGATGGTAATGGGGCTATTTTAAGAAGGCATAAATTGCATGATTCTACGCCAGAGCATGTAGACTTTACCGTAAGAGACAGAGCTACCTGGGAAGAACATGCCAAACCTTATCTTATAGAAGTGGATGAACGAAGAATTAATTTTGAGGCTTATAGAAGAGCAAGAGAAGAAGCCAAAAAAGCAGGAAGGTTTTTTGTGTGGGCTGGTATTAATGTTTTTGAACTAATGCATAATGTATGTGGGCATGAATATTTACTTATGGGTATGGCACTTGATCCTGACTGGGTAAAAGATATGGTTAAAACCTACAGCGAGCTTACAGTCCAATTACAGAAAGTTTTATTTGAAAAAGAAGGCTATCCAGATGGTGTATTCTATTATGAAGATATGGGATTCAAAGAAAAACCATTTTTCTCAATGAACATGTATAAAAGCATTATTCAATCAGGTCACATCTATACCATTGATTATGCTCATAGTCAGAATCTACCTGTCATTATGCACTCATGCGGCTATGTTGAACCTCTTCTCCCAGGGATGATTGAAGCAGGGATTGACTGCCTACAGGTTATAGAAGTTAAGGCTGGAATGGATCTTCTAAAACTGTATGATACTTATGGCGATCAGATTGCATTTATGGGTGGTATTGATGTAAGGACGCTTTATACAAATGACAAAAAAGTCATTGATAAAGAGCTAGAAACCAAAATTCCTAAACTCATTGAAAAGTTTGCTTATGTCCTTCACAGCGACCATTCTATTCCTGATACGGTAGACTATGAAACTTTCAGATACTATATTAAGAAAGCATTAGATTTGGGAACGTACAAACAGACTGTTTAG
- a CDS encoding YgiQ family radical SAM protein, protein MTKDYLPINKQGMHNRGWEHVDFALISGDAYVDHPSFGVAIISRYLEAQGFTVGIIPQPRWDTTEDIMVFGRPRLGFLVTAGNIDSMVNHYSVAKKRRKKDAYTPGGVIGKRPDRATIVYANLIRRAYKDVPIILGGIEASLRRMAHYDYWSNKVKRSILLDSQANLLVYGMGERAIIEVAEALDSGIDVQDITYINGTVYKAKNMEDVYDYVQLPTYQDITAHRKKYAESFMMQHKNTEYHGGIRLVEGYKDNEFVVQNPPAKPLTQSEMDSIYALPYMRNYHPVYEKEGGIPAIMEVKHSIISNRGCFGGCNFCALTFHQGRVVQARSHKSIINEADAIIWDKDFKGYIHDVGGPTANFRHAACDKQLKHGACKHKQCLFPEPCSQLKIDHTDYLALLRKLRGLAKVKKVFVRSGIRFDYLIHDKDATFFKELVEHHVSGQLKVAPEHVSDKVLDKMGKPHAGVYHRFVDQYHRINRQLDKKQFLVPYLMSSHPGSDLDAAIELALYLRDLGYMPEQVQDFYPTPSTLSTCMYYTELDPRTMEKIFVPKSPHDKAMQRALIQYRHPKNYRLVHEALILAGREDLIGFDKDCLIRPKGHAHQQRTHAKKYSHGQKAKTAPKKKKKTIRNVHKKKK, encoded by the coding sequence ATGACAAAAGATTATTTGCCGATTAATAAACAAGGTATGCACAATAGAGGATGGGAACACGTTGACTTTGCTTTAATTAGTGGGGACGCTTATGTAGACCATCCATCCTTTGGTGTAGCCATTATTAGTAGATATCTGGAAGCACAAGGGTTTACAGTAGGTATCATTCCTCAACCCAGATGGGATACAACAGAGGATATTATGGTTTTTGGTCGACCAAGATTAGGATTTCTGGTAACGGCTGGCAACATTGACTCCATGGTTAATCATTATTCAGTGGCTAAAAAAAGAAGAAAAAAAGATGCGTACACACCAGGTGGGGTTATTGGTAAAAGGCCTGATCGTGCAACCATCGTCTATGCTAATCTTATCCGTAGAGCCTACAAGGATGTGCCCATTATACTTGGTGGTATTGAGGCCAGCTTAAGGCGTATGGCACATTATGATTATTGGAGTAATAAAGTAAAACGATCCATCCTACTGGATTCACAGGCGAATCTTCTTGTGTATGGTATGGGTGAAAGGGCTATCATTGAGGTAGCAGAAGCTTTAGATAGTGGGATAGATGTTCAGGATATTACCTACATTAATGGAACAGTATACAAAGCTAAGAATATGGAAGATGTTTACGACTATGTACAGTTACCAACCTACCAAGACATAACGGCACATAGGAAAAAATATGCAGAGAGTTTCATGATGCAACATAAGAACACAGAATATCATGGGGGTATACGATTAGTTGAAGGTTATAAGGATAATGAATTTGTTGTTCAGAATCCACCGGCTAAACCACTCACCCAATCGGAAATGGACAGTATCTATGCCCTTCCTTACATGAGAAACTATCACCCTGTATATGAAAAAGAGGGTGGTATTCCAGCTATCATGGAAGTAAAACATAGTATCATCAGTAATCGAGGTTGTTTTGGAGGATGTAATTTCTGTGCTTTAACGTTCCATCAAGGACGTGTTGTACAGGCAAGAAGTCATAAATCCATTATCAATGAAGCAGATGCTATCATATGGGATAAAGATTTTAAGGGTTACATTCATGACGTGGGCGGTCCTACTGCTAATTTCCGTCATGCAGCTTGTGATAAACAATTGAAGCATGGCGCATGCAAACATAAGCAGTGTCTTTTTCCAGAACCTTGTAGTCAGTTGAAGATTGATCATACAGATTATTTGGCGTTACTAAGAAAACTAAGAGGTTTGGCAAAAGTAAAAAAAGTGTTCGTACGTTCCGGCATACGATTTGATTATTTGATTCATGATAAAGATGCCACTTTTTTTAAAGAACTGGTAGAGCATCATGTAAGTGGACAATTAAAAGTTGCTCCAGAACATGTCTCTGACAAAGTATTGGACAAGATGGGAAAACCCCATGCAGGTGTCTATCATCGTTTTGTGGATCAATATCACCGGATTAATCGACAGTTAGATAAAAAGCAATTTTTAGTGCCCTACTTAATGTCCAGTCATCCTGGGTCAGATTTAGATGCGGCAATAGAGTTGGCATTATATTTACGTGATTTAGGTTATATGCCTGAGCAGGTACAAGATTTTTATCCAACACCATCCACCCTGTCCACATGTATGTATTATACAGAGCTGGACCCAAGGACCATGGAAAAAATATTTGTACCCAAATCACCACATGACAAAGCCATGCAAAGAGCCCTTATACAATACCGTCATCCCAAGAATTATCGCTTGGTTCATGAAGCTCTTATATTGGCCGGCCGCGAAGACCTCATTGGATTTGATAAGGATTGTTTGATTCGGCCAAAAGGTCATGCCCATCAACAAAGAACCCATGCAAAAAAATATAGTCATGGTCAAAAAGCGAAAACAGCGCCGAAGAAAAAGAAAAAGACCATTCGTAACGTACACAAAAAGAAAAAGTAA
- the metG gene encoding methionine--tRNA ligase — protein sequence MHVLIGGAWVYANGSIHVGHVAALIAGDVIARYYRQKGDQVCYVSGSDCHGTPITLKAKEENKSPEDIAEYYHREFVTCFNGLGFSYDHYGKTTSQNHKTFVSDFHKTLYKNKEAIIEKEVEQAYCEDCHKFLPDRYVEGKCPICGEDTRGDQCDACGSVIEPESLQEASCAICGKRISLKKTNHLYLKLSHDEQQLRELVNKKGHYWRDNAVSFTNRYLNEGLRDRALTRDISWGIHVPRQGYEEKRIYIWAENILGYLSATWAMDQGKTFEQYWKNDSARHYYIHGKDNIPFHSIILPGLLLAQGEAYHLPDYIISSEYLTLEHRKISTSKNYAVWVKDLLERYDPDSIRYFLITNAPEKRDTDFSFREFIKRHNGELLGAYGNFVHRSLVFIVKYFDACVPRGEMDQQINDDLKGLYNQVSALIENGCMKESLDTLFSYIRKANKYFDDKKPWETRTLNVRACQETLYNCVQIIANLATLLQPFIPFSSDKVLSIFQLNSRWEMKTVEGGYPIEEPEILFERIDKKVIEQENQRLGIKSQKSSS from the coding sequence ATGCATGTATTAATTGGAGGCGCATGGGTATATGCTAATGGCTCAATACACGTTGGCCATGTAGCAGCCCTTATAGCAGGAGATGTTATCGCACGTTATTATCGACAAAAAGGTGATCAGGTGTGTTACGTGTCAGGGAGTGACTGTCATGGGACACCTATTACATTAAAGGCAAAGGAAGAAAATAAATCACCAGAAGACATTGCAGAGTATTATCATAGGGAGTTTGTTACATGTTTTAATGGATTAGGATTTTCCTATGATCACTATGGAAAAACAACCAGTCAAAACCATAAAACATTTGTTTCAGATTTCCATAAAACGCTATATAAAAATAAAGAAGCCATTATTGAAAAAGAGGTTGAGCAAGCTTATTGTGAAGATTGCCATAAGTTTTTACCCGATCGCTATGTAGAAGGCAAATGTCCTATATGTGGAGAAGACACCCGAGGTGATCAATGTGACGCATGTGGAAGCGTGATAGAACCCGAGAGCCTTCAGGAGGCGTCATGTGCAATCTGTGGTAAAAGGATATCCCTCAAGAAAACCAATCATCTGTACTTGAAATTATCCCATGATGAACAACAGTTAAGAGAACTGGTAAATAAGAAGGGGCATTATTGGCGTGATAACGCTGTATCATTTACCAATAGATATTTGAATGAAGGATTAAGAGATAGAGCATTAACAAGGGATATTAGTTGGGGTATTCATGTACCAAGACAAGGTTACGAAGAAAAGAGAATCTATATATGGGCAGAAAATATTTTAGGTTATCTATCTGCCACATGGGCTATGGATCAAGGCAAAACATTTGAACAGTATTGGAAGAATGATAGTGCTAGGCATTACTATATTCATGGGAAAGATAATATACCTTTTCATTCCATTATTTTACCAGGTTTACTATTAGCTCAGGGTGAAGCCTATCATTTACCAGATTATATCATTTCCAGTGAATATTTAACATTGGAACATCGTAAAATATCAACCAGTAAAAACTATGCTGTATGGGTGAAAGATTTGTTAGAACGATACGACCCTGATTCTATTCGGTATTTTCTCATCACAAATGCGCCGGAAAAAAGAGATACGGATTTTTCTTTTAGAGAATTCATTAAACGGCATAACGGTGAATTATTAGGAGCCTATGGGAATTTTGTTCATCGTTCCTTGGTCTTTATTGTTAAGTATTTTGATGCTTGTGTACCAAGAGGTGAAATGGATCAACAGATTAATGATGATCTAAAAGGTCTCTATAACCAAGTAAGTGCGCTTATAGAAAATGGTTGCATGAAAGAGAGTTTGGATACCCTCTTTTCTTACATCAGAAAAGCAAATAAGTATTTTGACGACAAGAAGCCATGGGAGACAAGAACCCTGAATGTAAGGGCATGCCAAGAAACATTATATAATTGTGTGCAAATCATTGCTAATCTTGCTACCTTATTACAACCATTTATACCTTTTTCATCAGATAAGGTTCTAAGCATCTTTCAACTAAACAGTCGTTGGGAAATGAAAACCGTTGAAGGGGGTTACCCCATTGAAGAGCCAGAAATATTATTTGAAAGGATAGATAAGAAAGTCATTGAACAAGAAAATCAAAGATTAGGTATAAAGAGTCAAAAAAGCAGCAGTTAA
- a CDS encoding SDR family oxidoreductase, whose product MNNHVKNIVITGSSRGIGFGLATYFLEQGMNVVVVGSTEESTARAVDKLEKRFNGQVFGVACHVADYEQVKRLGRMAKEHLGTIDIWINNAGVTQPAVKLHELSNKAVKHIIDVNVYGVINGSKVAVELMLHQGYGSIYNMEGLGSDGRVVVNYGYYGTTKRMVRYFTKVLAKEQEGTGLLIGRLSPGMVITDLLLNDIEKSSNKEKTMKIFRILADSVQDVAPYLGKRILKNRKNGSYIAWLTTPKIFYRFITAGFIKRDPFEEK is encoded by the coding sequence ATGAATAACCATGTGAAAAATATCGTTATTACAGGTAGTTCTAGAGGCATCGGTTTTGGACTTGCAACTTATTTCTTAGAGCAGGGTATGAACGTTGTGGTTGTAGGGTCAACGGAAGAATCAACAGCTCGTGCCGTTGATAAGCTAGAGAAACGTTTTAATGGGCAGGTATTTGGTGTTGCTTGTCATGTGGCAGACTATGAGCAGGTGAAGCGGCTTGGACGTATGGCGAAAGAACATTTGGGCACCATAGATATATGGATTAATAATGCAGGTGTTACACAGCCTGCTGTGAAACTTCACGAACTTTCTAATAAAGCGGTTAAACATATTATTGATGTGAATGTATACGGTGTTATTAATGGGTCAAAGGTTGCAGTAGAACTCATGTTACATCAAGGGTATGGTTCTATTTACAATATGGAAGGTCTTGGTAGTGATGGTCGTGTTGTTGTAAATTACGGTTACTACGGGACAACCAAACGGATGGTTAGATATTTTACGAAAGTTCTGGCAAAAGAACAAGAAGGTACTGGTCTTCTAATTGGTAGACTAAGCCCAGGTATGGTCATAACCGATCTTTTGTTAAATGACATAGAAAAGTCCTCAAATAAAGAAAAAACAATGAAGATATTTCGTATTCTAGCAGATAGCGTTCAAGATGTAGCCCCTTATTTAGGAAAAAGGATTTTAAAGAATAGGAAGAATGGAAGCTATATTGCATGGCTCACAACACCAAAGATATTTTATCGCTTTATAACTGCTGGTTTTATAAAAAGAGACCCATTTGAAGAAAAGTAG
- a CDS encoding thermonuclease family protein: MRLGKKKKKIGYKGIMASLMALSFLVFFDIDINHKNVNVAKEVFESARSIILSITEDTKYDVGIVSRVVDGDTIAVTINGKEEKVRFIGVNTPESVGRYANKPQPYGKEASAYTKAQLDGKKVYLQKDVSDRDKYGRLLRYVWLGEPDKSKLEEQMFNAILIKEGYGNVMTYPPDVKYSKIFVRLEEGARENDRGLWALE; encoded by the coding sequence GTGAGATTGGGGAAAAAGAAGAAAAAGATTGGTTATAAGGGGATTATGGCCAGTTTAATGGCATTAAGTTTCTTGGTATTTTTTGATATTGATATTAACCATAAGAATGTTAATGTTGCTAAGGAAGTTTTTGAAAGTGCTAGAAGCATCATTCTGAGTATCACAGAAGATACAAAATATGATGTGGGCATTGTAAGTCGTGTGGTTGATGGTGATACCATTGCTGTAACCATTAATGGTAAAGAAGAGAAAGTGCGTTTTATCGGTGTGAATACACCTGAATCTGTAGGACGTTATGCTAATAAGCCTCAGCCATATGGTAAGGAAGCCAGTGCTTATACGAAAGCTCAATTGGATGGGAAAAAGGTTTATCTCCAAAAGGATGTTAGTGATCGTGATAAGTATGGTCGGTTACTGCGTTATGTATGGTTAGGTGAACCGGATAAGAGTAAGTTAGAAGAGCAGATGTTTAATGCGATTTTAATTAAAGAGGGTTATGGGAATGTGATGACTTATCCGCCGGATGTGAAGTATTCTAAGATTTTTGTTAGGTTGGAAGAAGGGGCTAGGGAGAATGATAGGGGGTTGTGGGCGCTAGAATGA
- the trhA gene encoding PAQR family membrane homeostasis protein TrhA yields the protein MKLTIKDPVSALTHFIGAIVALAGVVALVVKSNYTATIWHTLSFSLFGISLVLLYTASTVYHIIDKPKALSVLLRRIDHMMIFVLIAGTYTPICLVPLRNGFGYTLLTIIWCIAVIGVLTKIFWINAPSWLAAATYILMGWTAVIALGQIKEALPSGGFTWLLIGGVIYTLGGIIYGLKWPNFKFKNFGFHELFHLFVIGGSICHFILMYNYIMVSNL from the coding sequence ATGAAACTAACCATTAAAGACCCTGTAAGCGCCCTTACACACTTCATAGGTGCTATTGTAGCTCTAGCTGGCGTTGTTGCACTGGTTGTAAAATCCAATTATACAGCAACCATATGGCATACCTTATCCTTTTCCCTATTTGGAATAAGTCTTGTGCTTCTCTACACAGCTAGTACTGTTTATCATATCATTGATAAGCCAAAAGCACTAAGTGTACTCTTAAGAAGAATCGATCATATGATGATTTTTGTTCTTATCGCTGGAACCTACACACCCATATGTCTTGTGCCATTAAGAAACGGCTTTGGCTATACACTTCTCACAATCATATGGTGCATTGCCGTTATTGGTGTGCTCACAAAGATATTCTGGATCAACGCACCAAGTTGGCTTGCCGCAGCTACTTATATCCTTATGGGCTGGACTGCTGTTATAGCACTCGGGCAAATAAAAGAAGCCCTACCCTCTGGCGGCTTCACATGGCTTCTCATCGGCGGCGTCATCTATACACTAGGCGGCATCATCTACGGCCTCAAATGGCCTAACTTCAAGTTCAAAAACTTTGGTTTTCACGAACTCTTCCACCTCTTTGTCATAGGCGGCAGCATCTGCCATTTCATCCTCATGTACAACTACATCATGGTATCAAATCTCTAA